CCGATCAGTCTCAATCCCTCTGCAGAAAGAATTTGACTTCTATTTATAGCAAGAGGGCTTCCAATACACAAAGACGTGCAAATCATCGCGACAAATGTCATCACCGGTTGTAGAATAGTCACAACCGGTCTGGCGTAACTGTTGATCAACAAGCCAAGTGTTACTGGTGCAAGAACTACCtgcaaaagaaaattcatgagaAATATAACACACTGAGCAATTACAATTGAGTTCCAACAAGCATGATTGTGCACATAAATTGTTTCGAGATAAATTTCCCAGAAcgcataaaagaaaaaagaaaagaaaatctgATAAATGCCTACTCTATTAAGCCTTAGATACCTGCAAAATCGATTTTGACATTGCAACAGCATCAACTGGAACGACAGAACCAATAAGAAGGCCAGTTAAAACAGGAGTAACAAGGACTGATGCCATGGTAGATGAGCTGGTCAAGAGGATGCTCAAAGCCACATCTCCTTTGCCCAAGAAGCTGGCATAACTAGATAATTGAGCTCCCGCCACACATGACATAAGAACAAAACCAGCAAAGAACATTGGGGACATTCCAAATGCCCGGGCCATGAACAACCCAAGTGCTGGCTTCAGCAAATACTGTGCAATAAAGCCAATGGACAATGGCACAGGTCTGTAACATATAGAAACACTCATCAGTTTCATATGTTGTTATATTTAGATAAATGGAACCAATGTTAACCAAATATACAAATAACGAAAGGAAGGGAGCAGAGAAAAGTTTTGACCTCTTAAATGCCAGAGTAAAATCATCGATTGAAAGTTTAATTCCAATAGACAACATAATACCTCCAAGTGCTGGCGCATATAAATCCTTTGACACCCTGCAGGTTCTTCTATCATTTACAAACAAGAAGAATGTGCACATCTTAAAAAAGTATCAACACTAATTAACTACGATAATAAGAATCTAGAGgttattatcattaattttcaatatcacataaatcatgGAATGAAACAGATAAAGTTTTACTATGCATGTACAGTTATTACAAGAAGTTGCAATACCCGAACAAAGTTCCTTGAAATAAATGTACAATACTATCTTATCATAAATCTTAAAGGCCCCAAACACCCCACCCccacaaaataaaaacaaaaaaaacagtAATATATATTCAGTCGTTAAGCACATGGTTTATAGGAAGAGTCGTGGTCGTTGTTGCAATAACCACCTATCCACTTCTATGGCAATTTCATGTAGTGGTCTTGACTATTCCATGTATAACCGCATCATACAACTCTAAAACACttagaattataaaaaaaatattgtaacaAATACAAAAGTAAAGCATTTTGAATATCATATCATAACTATAGAAGGCAAAAAGCAATATATAAATACCAAAACTGTATTTTAATAGTTCAAGAAGAACCATAATGATGTTCATGATATATATCACCTTTGCTCTCTTATGTCAATGGACTATAACCAACAATAGCATCCAGAGCAAAATCACATATATACAAAATCCAATTCTACTTGAGAAGATATTATTCTCATATATACACAATCTCCGTTTCATTATGTGCCATGTTAGTGACCGGCTTCCACCAATTTTTAGGTGTTTAAACTCCATATGCATTCCGTAGCACTAATTTATAAGCCTCACTAGAACACATTGGAGTATGATTTCAATCACGAAAATAATTTCGCAATGGAAACTCCAAAACGAGACCCAATCCTAAAGGCCTATTTAACAAATTGGCAGCAAAATTTCGAATCTGTTCTTGTATGTACTGAAAATTTACTTGTATAATTTGATGTTTCCTGTCATGCTCACCATGTGAAAGTTGAAGGCTGGTAAAGGGCAGCTACGGCAGTGAGAGCAACAACAAATGGAAGCAGAGCAGACAAGAATTGAGAAGCATCAGATTTCGCTTCAGCTTCCACTAAACTCTTGGGATCCACACCGAACGAAAGCAATGAAAAGTTCCCCTCTCTTTTGTGCCACCCAACTTTCCCAATGAAAGGCGATGAAGTCGAACATGCAACAGCAAACAAAGTCCCTCCATTAAAGTTCTTGGCGTTCCTCGGAATCCCTTTTCGAATTGAAGCAAAAGAATGATCCTTTAAACTGCAGGACACCGAAGTTTTAGGTGATGATGGCTGGAAAAGTGAAGTCTTGTTGGAGGTTTGGAGGGAGAAAAATGATATTGTAGACATTATAGAAGCGGATTTTCTGCGGGCAGAGGGCAGAGTATTCGCTCGCCGAAGAAGAGAAGAGTTTCCCGGCGAGGGAACGGCGGTGTGGGGGAGGAGGGGGTTGAGGGGTGGGGATAAGGTAATAAAAGTGAGTTAACTGTAAAGCGTTGATATTTtccattatattatattatattatttatatcaaattgtTCGCACAAAGGATCACAATTATCCCTtccaataataatataaaataaataaattagtaaactaaatatttcaaaaaaatttatacaagtttatttcataaaatttactTAGAAATTTACcaaggaaaaaaaatgatttataatgaTATTTTCTGAGACACTAATGCgcttgaaattatttatttatattattttacttcaaattaatttaatatttaatttttttcaaaggtcttacttttaatttttataaatttggaTGCCTTAATAATaagtataaataattatatgaaattCATAAGTTATGCTTTATGTCCTTTGTTGTAAATTGAATTTCGAAAGTTTGACTAACTGAGCATTTAATAGATTGAACTAATTGATAAAAAAGAATGATAGTAACTGatctaaaatatgcaaactatcGCAGCcgataactgaagattaatgcgaagataatcaAAAGCAATTGAACCAGCTGACTGAAatacgcagacaactgactgatcagttggaaactgataagtttctacaaacagttgtgagcttatcagttatagcttatcagctgatctttcaactgtacacgtcatcagttaagaaAAAAGACATGCAACCGACAACtgtacaaaagcagactgcaactagtAGTAGGATctccgcatttcagaaaagctgcagtgtacgattgtcagaagaatgttgacgtggaaAACAACGGATAGAAAGATTCAAAACGCATTCAATATTACAGTTCGAGGCAAAACTTAAAAATAGCAGAGATAGAGCAGCTGAGAACAACTCCAACAATTCTGAACTACTCTCAACTCGACTGTTGAAAAACTATCAACTAagttgttactctgctgaaatctttgctcacgcttattgtattcattcatagcatttaaagctatacttcgagcttacAACACAAACTGATATTGTTGTAATCAGTCTTGCCAAGTTATTTCAGTCCAGTTGAGTACTGTAAATCattttgtaactaagagtttcagtttaacattgttaagtccaaaactgaagtgAGTCTGTATAACTGTACTGACAAGATTcccgagtttcagtttatcactaaactgattcaatATTCgaaaaagttgtgaaaattgttagtgtttattcaaccctccccccttctaaacattcTTTCACCccgtaaccgatcctatcaagcaagtggtatcagagcagttgaatcttgtctcTGAATATTTCTATACAAACTGATtaccatgtcttcattcaacaaaattccacTGTTCTATAGAGAGGAtttcgatgattggaaaatcagaatgcaggctcatctagctacacaagacgatgacatgtgaTATGTTATTACAGAAGGACCTATGAGAATATTGAAGGCAAACACTGCTGTTGCCATAACTGAAGGTGCACCACATCGCATTGAAAAGCCAAGAGATTagtggacaactgaagataaaagaaaagcaaactTGGACAAGGTGGCTAAAGATTTCTTGTACAAAACactggataaagtcactttcagcaagataaagatgtgcaaAACTGCCAAGAAAATCtgggagaaactgattcagTTATGCGAGGACAATGAGCAAACTAAAGAGAACAAACTATCAGTTACTAGGTGTATCAATCGGGTAGGGTGGATCGGGTTTCGGATCAAcccgcgaaatttttttttttcaacccaaacccaacccgaacccaaagCAACACGAGAActcccaacccgaacacgaacccgtctaacctgaCTCAACCCTTCTAACCTGCCCAAcctgaattttatttattttttttaaaaaaaattaatgaaaaaaattcgaaaaaataaaaaataataatattttaatttaaacacataataacaaaatttttgatttaaatttgaaagtttaattgtagaaaattcaaagtatatttactaaatcaaataaacaattgttaaaaaataaaaaaaaatacaaaatatattttaaatgatgaaaatttatcatataaatatacaataaattttgttcaaacatacaatatataaaaatatagataatatttttaaaaaaaattcgggtcaaccagcgacccaacccgaaacccatCTAACGtggcactaacccgaacccacaCAACCCGAACTCGACctgaacccgaaaaaccccaacccgaaccttattttttcgtgttgggtcgtgtcgggttgacgggtcgtgttgcattttgacacccctatcaGTTATCATTCAAAAATTCGACAATATCAAGATGACGATCGAAGAATCCATGCATGACttgttggaattattttgtgggctcacataatttaattaattgtacatgAATAAATTATCTAATAAAGAGCCCAATAAAGTGATCTAATATATTATGGGTTTCCAAAGTATTAAATACATTAGTATGATCCACCTTATGTGTAGAAATCCAGCCCAATTAGGTCTTCTATGATGGGTTGAAGATTGCTAAGGTTATGGTCCCCAAGGCACAGAGAACACAACACAGAATACATACGGCACACGTATTCTAGATCTCTCTCTTTCTCCCATCAAAGACAAGAATAAGGTGGTCGATTCTTTGTTGCCTTGGAAGATCCATAACTCTGACGCTAGATCAATCAATGGATTCTGGTGCgtgtttactgttatttatattttctgataattcgacTTGAATTCCTGGCGTGTTGTAATATATGGATTTAATCACatgatttatagatttattttaattaaatctccAACATGACTATGATGAAATAATTAGTGGAATAATCAacgaactgaatgcacttggaaaggtgtattcaaataaagaggTAGCACTGAAAGtagtcagaggtcttcccaaggaatgagatattaagaccatggcaatgcgAGAATCAAAGGATCTCAACAAGGTCGAGCTATATGATCTATTTCCTGACATGAAGTCTTATGAGTTCGAGTTGCAAACTAGAGAAGGggaaccttctacaccagctgCTACAACTTCCTTAACAGCTGTcagactggaaccaactggttcagttgtcAAATCAGCTGATCAGTTAAAAAATGATGATATatcattgtttgtcaaaaaaattggaagattcatgagaaggaATCAAGGTTCTTTTCAAAGACAATATCAGAGGAACAACAACAAAGAAGAACCAAATGCTTGCTACAAATGTGGCAAAATTGGTcatttcattgctgactgtcctaagccaaagaaggacagttgAAGttcaactgaaaaaaaaaaaaaagaaaccatGAGCACAAGAGAAAATCCAAGGAAGACAAGAAACCTTACAGAAAGAAGCATGGAgtgcttctagctgaggaaaACAAGTCCAAATGGGTAGAATCTGACAGTGATGATTCAGAACCTGAGAGCTTGAGCTGCTCCAGTgatgatgataatgaagaagtcaagtgtctgatggctgatgacacagaactggagtcaaccagtcaacaggtattcgactttagttcaactgatttcacacgagatgaactcatttctacacttcatgaaatggttaatgagtatcacaagcttgccttatcttttgagAAGGCCAGAGCGAAGCAAACTGATCTCAAAAAtgataaaactgaaactgatgaatcagttcaTTTGTCGAGTCTTAAACGAGAAATTGTTGAGCTCAATGCTAAAAAAAcaagaatcaatcaatgattcagcagttgatgcttgagaattcaaagaaaACCGAGCTTATTAGAGCATGGaataaatcatctgttgcattagcTGAAATACAAGATAAgaaaaaatcagttactgataaaactggtttagggttcagcaaccaagatgaaactTCCACTAGTGATACTCAGCCAAAACTGAACATGAGCAAAGTGAAATATATTAACTTTGTAAAGTCAgttgtggtacaagaacaacctGAGCAAAGTAAACCAATTGTACAacctattgaaaataagaacaaggctaGATTGTATgatattggttatagcccaaaaatttCAACTGACCCACAAAGTTAGTCACCAAAAAAGTTCAACATTAAATACCTGAACTATTctaatggctactccaattactataacagtaagtcagttcagaaaagatattggctgaacaactgataaacataaaaattatacattaaataaatgttttataatataaatttatagtttttgttttattaaatgtttaaatattatatgttttataataaattgtataaaaaataagttgttgtgtaattataagtttttactatttttacaggttcgataaaacaagaataaacttggcgttgcaaataggattaagatgattttttgacctgtagaaagttgatgataatatctacaatattggtgacaatcatgagataaaaatcttctcacaattgggatcaaattaagcaacaaataaagttatcgaAGGAGTGACaattttaccatgctctagtattttgatcatatctctcaaactacttggtcaaatggttaaaataaaataccacaattcaaacaactcaattattcacatgttttattttatgtggagaagaaaattcggatgaaaagattttcaaaagtgatgtgtaatatgatataatttcttgaaacatcaatgaagacttttgtgtaaaaaaataatattttatttgtggttgtctccccaaatttggctataaataggagtgcattgtaatgaattgaaatatccctcattctatgaacaaatctttgagttcataatatttctctctttatttttcctttatttcatcatttaaaaataattagcatgttaatttcatattcaaagttttatactttgaataatgagtagctaacttcccaaggttgagatgaaaaggtgaagctcttggtatgataataaggttattaaaaggtaataatctatgttttatattatttaatcattatttattgtttatgttatatttatttctttaagcatttttataccctacttataagtgggagttttgatttattgttgctatatgttacactaaattctttgTNgaaccttgatttagtgtttacaaatatatatagcacaataaatacttgacaacatttataagttttggtatatattttatacttataagaaaatagtatataacataatataaatatgattatttaatatattggaaccattttattaagtggatttcaataatgttcattaatattaactttattaaaatatcaagagtggatcatctaatctcaactacttaaattaaaatttgaataattaaaaattaccaattaaagattcaaacaattaaaaaaaaaacaaaaacaaaaacaaaaacaaaaagacattgtagtggacttataattaccgtagcttccctgtggataagatatcggactcaccgaattatactacttgcggacaacctgctattgggagtgcagcaatcaaagtcacaacaagtttttggcaccgttaccggggaagtataatttaatgtcaagtctatttaattttatttctttgaattttttattgtttttgtgtgtttttcttctttttcttttgcatttgcatgagcattatttggtcacgtacacttagttgtcgactcattcgaaataaccctttatttttacaaaacatggcggaagaacccatccaagaaaatgaagatgaaattcaatctcaacatgatcatgataggcgaagaacactttgagatcacatgaatcctacacgtactagtacaccttcatgtctagtttttccccctgatgcatctcatttcaattttaagcctggtattatccaacttttacccaactttcatggtttagattctgaaaatccatacatgcatttacgagagtttgaagaagtgtgcaacacatataatgatctaaattgtagcatgaacaccattcgacttaagcttattcctttttctttaaaagataaatctaaaacttggctacaaaatcttagatcgggatccattcgaacttgggatgaattgcaacaacaatttttgaaaaagttttttccatctcatagaacaaattctttcagaAGGCAAATCATCGCTTTCAcacaaaaacaaggagaaactttttatcagtgttgggatatatataaagaattacttaatctttgtccacatcatggtttttaaatttggagagttgtttctcaattttatgaaggcttaacacctaaagataggcaaatggttgaatttatgtgtaatggaacatttgaagataaagatccaaacgaggcaattgagtatctcgattcattagctgaaaatgctcaaaattgggacactataggtacaatcaaaccatcaaacaagattcaatctcccacatctggtggaggtatgtataccctcaaagatgaacatgatctgcaagttagatttacctctttggcaagaaaagttgaagcatttgaattgaaaaagaatggtcaattaaaatNNNNNNNNNNNNNNNNNNNNNNNNNNNNNNNNNNNNNNNNNNNNNNNNNNNNNNNNNNNNNNNNNNNNNNNNNNNNNNNNNNNNNNNNNNNNNNNNNNNNNNNNNNNNNNNNNNNNN
This sequence is a window from Primulina huaijiensis isolate GDHJ02 chromosome 13, ASM1229523v2, whole genome shotgun sequence. Protein-coding genes within it:
- the LOC140991776 gene encoding probable sodium/metabolite cotransporter BASS3, chloroplastic, which gives rise to MSTISFFSLQTSNKTSLFQPSSPKTSVSCSLKDHSFASIRKGIPRNAKNFNGGTLFAVACSTSSPFIGKVGWHKREGNFSLLSFGVDPKSLVEAEAKSDASQFLSALLPFVVALTAVAALYQPSTFTWVSKDLYAPALGGIMLSIGIKLSIDDFTLAFKRPVPLSIGFIAQYLLKPALGLFMARAFGMSPMFFAGFVLMSCVAGAQLSSYASFLGKGDVALSILLTSSSTMASVLVTPVLTGLLIGSVVPVDAVAMSKSILQVVLAPVTLGLLINSYARPVVTILQPVMTFVAMICTSLCIGSPLAINRSQILSAEGLRLIGPVLSFHTAAFALGYWISKIQPFRLEEEACRTISLCTGMQSSTLAGLLATQFLGSTQAVPPACSVVAMAIMGLCLASFWGNGYRIRDLPSLVIPKIGSALNAQ